CCATTGCGCTACGCCCGCTCACTTCGGAATTTCAAAGCTCGCAGCGGAGCCTAACTGCAAAATGCAGGGGGTAGGATTCGAACCTACGTACGGCGTTAGCCGGCCGGGTTTACAGCCCGGTGCCATTAACCACTCGACCACCCCTGCGCAAAGTATTTCAGAGCCGGTGATAGGACTCGAACCTACGACCCTCTGATTACAAATCAGATGCTCTACCAACTGAGCTACACCGGCTTGAATTATTGCCTAGCTGTCAAAAGAGCCTCTTCAGCAAAGCGGGGATAATAACGGCGAGGGTTTGGTTTGGCAAGCCGCTCTGACAATTTTCCTAGTCACGTTTCGATTTCGCTCACTTACGGGCACGAATCAGCCCTTTCAACTCGTCCATAAACTCCGACACATCCTGAAACTCAAGATAGACCGACGCGAAACGCACATACGCCACCTTATCTAGCTCCTTCAGCTTGCGCATGATCATCTCGCCAATCTTGGAGGTCGCGCGCTCGCGTTCCGTCGAATTCTGGACGTAGGTTTCAATCGCGTCCACAATCGCTTCCAGCTTCGCCGTCGGCACGGGCCGTTTCTCGCAGGCGCGCAACAGTCCGGCCATCACTTTGTCACGACTGAACGGTTCACGCCGCTCGTCTTTTTTGACGACCATATACGGGATTTCGTCAATGCGTTCGTAGCTGGTGAAGCGCCGCTCGCACTTCAAGCATTCGCGGCGCCGGCGAATGACATCGCCCTCGCGCGATTCGCGCGAATCCACAACCTTATCTTCCAGGTGACCACAGAAGGGACATTTCATAACTTGTTATCTTGAATTACTGCTTGGGGGGTTGCAGTGGATGCTTGCGCTGTCATTTCTTGCGCCAGCATCGCGCGCAATTGACTAATGCGGACGCCGTCACGCATTAGATAAAACAGGCCAACCAGCAGCGGGGAACCGAAGGCAATCAGGTGATAAACAATCGCGATTGCCGCCGCCAGATTGTGTTCCAGTCCTAAAAATTCAAATCCTTTTGCTGCGGTGGCATGAAATGCGCCTGCCGCGCCGCCTGGCGTTGGCACTAACGAACCAATCAGACCAAAGCCCAAGACAAAGATCACTTGCGAAAGCGCGAAGTGTTGTCCGAAGGCATACAGCACCAACCAAGTGCCTGAGGTTACCAGCGTCCAGACGCAGCCGGTATAAAACAGGCTCAGTGCCAGCGCGCGCAAACTGACCAACACAGAAAGGCCGTCAGCAAGATGCTTAACGAGATTCAGCACAGGTTGGAACCAGCGATAGGTCAAATGCGCTTCCAGCCAGCCAATAATTTGTGGGGCTTTTAAGCGTAATAACGCCAGGGTCGCGATGCCCAAGACCAGCCCAATCAACAGGAACAACCCAATGCCGCGAATCGCCGCCAGTTGACGCACGCGCTCGCTGTCCGGGGTCGGCAAGGTGAAAAAAAGCAGATTGAAAGCAAAAAGTGAGACGACTGCCGCCGTGTCATAAATGCGCTCGATCAGGATCGTGGCCAGCGTTGCGCTCGGCTTCAGATTCTCGCGCATACTCAGCACCAAGGGGCGAATAATTTCGCTGGCGCGTCCGACGACGAAAAGGCTGCCGAAGCCAATCGCGGTTGCGGCCATCGCGTTATCTAATTTGATCGGTGCAATGGGAGCCAACAGCACCTGCCAGCGCAAACTGCGCGCCAGCATGGTCAGATTGATAACGATGAATCCTAACGCCAAGGGCCAAAGTTTGACGCCACTCAAATACTTTCCGACCAACGCCCATTCTGAACTCTTCAGAAACCAGTAAGTAAGACCCGCTGCCAGCAGGATCACGACGAACGCGCGTAACTTCTTAGCCACTTTCCCCCTTGCTAAAGCACCTTGCCACAAGATGTTGTATCTGCCCCGCACACTACGACAAAATCCGCGATGGCGCAAGATTCGTTGCCGCGCCAGCGGTGCCCAACAAAAAGGGCAAGCCCTGGCTTGCCCTTTTGCGGTCAGTTTGTTTGCAACCTGAGTTAGCCAAAGATGTCTTTGACTTTACTGCTGAAACTCTTGCTTTGCTCTTTCTGCTTTTCTTCAAGCTGCGCGAACTGCTCCAGCAGGCGGCGCTGCTCACGCGAGAGCCGCGTCGGCGTCACAATGCTGGTGACGACAAACAGGTCGCCGCGTCCAGGCCCTTGCAGCGAGACAATCCCCTTGCCTTTGATGCGGAAGATCGAGCCGGTTTGCGTGCCTTCGGGAATCGAGAGGGCCTCTTCGCCATCCAGTGTCGGCACCGTGATTTCCGCCCCCAGCGCGGCTTGGGCAAAGGTGATCGGCACGTTGACGTAAAGATTGTTGCCCTGGCGCTCAAAGATTTCGTGCTCTTTGACGTTGACGACGACGTAAAGATCGCCGTGCCCGCCGCCATTCATACCCGCTTCGCCTTCGCCGGCAATGCGCAAACGCGCGCCGGTCTCGACGCCCGCCGGAATTTTGATCTCGATGACCTGCTCGCGATTGACGCGGCCCTGCCCGTGGCAGGTTTTACATTGATTGACGATGACGCGGCCCGTGCCACGGCATTGGTGACAGGTGCGGCTAACCGAGAAGAAACCCTGTTGGAAGCGCACCTGGCCGACACCTGCACAGACATTGCAAACCTGCGCGGACGTGCCGGGGGCGGCGCCGGTGCCTTTACACGGTTCGCAGCTTTCCAGGCGCGGGATATTGATCTGCGTTTTGTAGCCCGCCGCCGCCTGTTCGAGAGTGATTTCCAGATCGAAGCGCAGGTCGGAGCCGCGTTGCGATCCGCCGCGCCGTTGACTGCGTCCGCCAAACAGATCGCCAAAAATGTCGCCTAGAATGTCCTCGAAACCACCAAAATCGCCCGGCGGCCAACCGCCATCCGAGGCAGCAGAAGTACCCACGCCCGCATGGCCAAAGCGGTCATAACGCGAACGGCTTTCGGTATTGGAAAGCACGCCGTAGGCTTCGGCAGCTTCTTTGAATTTCTCTTCCGCTTCCTTGTTCCCCGGATTGCGGTCAGGGTGGTATTGCAACGCCAATTTGCGATAAGAGCTTTTGAGTTCCTGATCGTTGGCCGTGCGACCGACCCCCAACACCTCGTAATAATCCCGTTTACTCACCGAATCACCTCGCAATTAAGAAATGAAAGTTGTCATTCGTAGCTCAACTCTTGGCTTGTGGAAAACAAACGCAGTGACTGCCATCAAGCAAAAATAAGACGCGGATTATAGGCACCGCCCCATGACTTTACAAGATGGCACTCAAGTTTTGTTAGCAATGAGAGCTTAAAGGATGTTCAGGTGGTGGAAATTGTAGCAG
This Acidobacteriota bacterium DNA region includes the following protein-coding sequences:
- the nrdR gene encoding transcriptional repressor NrdR gives rise to the protein MKCPFCGHLEDKVVDSRESREGDVIRRRRECLKCERRFTSYERIDEIPYMVVKKDERREPFSRDKVMAGLLRACEKRPVPTAKLEAIVDAIETYVQNSTERERATSKIGEMIMRKLKELDKVAYVRFASVYLEFQDVSEFMDELKGLIRARK
- a CDS encoding flippase-like domain-containing protein, producing the protein MAKKLRAFVVILLAAGLTYWFLKSSEWALVGKYLSGVKLWPLALGFIVINLTMLARSLRWQVLLAPIAPIKLDNAMAATAIGFGSLFVVGRASEIIRPLVLSMRENLKPSATLATILIERIYDTAAVVSLFAFNLLFFTLPTPDSERVRQLAAIRGIGLFLLIGLVLGIATLALLRLKAPQIIGWLEAHLTYRWFQPVLNLVKHLADGLSVLVSLRALALSLFYTGCVWTLVTSGTWLVLYAFGQHFALSQVIFVLGFGLIGSLVPTPGGAAGAFHATAAKGFEFLGLEHNLAAAIAIVYHLIAFGSPLLVGLFYLMRDGVRISQLRAMLAQEMTAQASTATPQAVIQDNKL
- the dnaJ gene encoding molecular chaperone DnaJ — translated: MRGDSVSKRDYYEVLGVGRTANDQELKSSYRKLALQYHPDRNPGNKEAEEKFKEAAEAYGVLSNTESRSRYDRFGHAGVGTSAASDGGWPPGDFGGFEDILGDIFGDLFGGRSQRRGGSQRGSDLRFDLEITLEQAAAGYKTQINIPRLESCEPCKGTGAAPGTSAQVCNVCAGVGQVRFQQGFFSVSRTCHQCRGTGRVIVNQCKTCHGQGRVNREQVIEIKIPAGVETGARLRIAGEGEAGMNGGGHGDLYVVVNVKEHEIFERQGNNLYVNVPITFAQAALGAEITVPTLDGEEALSIPEGTQTGSIFRIKGKGIVSLQGPGRGDLFVVTSIVTPTRLSREQRRLLEQFAQLEEKQKEQSKSFSSKVKDIFG